GTTGGCGAATGCAGCAACGAAAGTCAGAATAGAATTCCAACCAGTTGTATGCTCGTTTGTACTCCATTCATCAGCACTATCTAGGTAGCATTTTGAAGGAAACAATGAGAGTCCTACACCTTGATATCTGTTAATCCCACCTGGCATAAATCCTTTAGGTATTCCTGATTTTCCGTCATTATTAAAAGTACTGAATATAGTTTTAATACAATCGTCACCGTACCCGGATACAAAACTCTTTCTCATAGCATTTGCACCTAGAAGCCAGTTAAATGAAGAAAAAGTCATTTTGTTGATTTCATCGTTACTTATTCCAAGAACTTTGGAACCTATAAGAGCTTCCATACACATACCGAGTATTTGAGAGTTACTGCCCCAATAGTAATTACCGTTTGCAATTGTGTTGCCCCAGGTATTGTTCTTATATCTGTCAATTTTGTTATTTAACCAAATAGTAAACTCATCCTTAAACCATTTTTCCGCATCACCGTTTCGGTTATTAGCCTTCATGTAAGAGAAAAATGCAAAATTCCAGCTGCCTACCCAATCTCCGCTTACATTTTCATAAGAATTTTTACCCTTTGAATAATTTTCTAAGAAATAATCATTATACTTTGCTTCGCCGGTAACCCTGTATAAGGTTGCTGCAGCCAAAAATCTGCTTTGAGAGTCGTCTGCTGTACTATAAGGCCCATCAGGGGATTTGATATTGCTTGGATTCTTTTCAAGATACGACCATGCACTTTTAGCAGCATTTAAACATTTAAGTGCAAATGCCGGATCATACTTTTCATAAACAATGGAAGCATGGGCTAAAGCTGCGGCGGCACATGCAGTATCCTCTGTTGACCTAATATTTGCGACATCTCCTTCTTTATCCTTTATAATTCTTTTTGTTATATTACCATCATCATCAGACTGAACCCTGGCATAAAAGCCGCCGCTAGAAGTATCTTGCATTTTAAGAATCCAGTCAAGCTGCCATTTTGTCTCATCAAGTATATCAGGGATACCGTTGCCGCTTTCAGGAATAGTAAACTGATTATCGGTATATACTTCCGGGAACATTTCATAAGACCAGAGTATATTTATCGCTGCCATTGCCCCAGTACTTACATACTTCCCTAGATCTCCGGCATCAAACCACCCCTGAGATACATCTCTTGTAGCTGAAGGATTTGAGTCATATATAGCTGCCGTATCCTGTGGTGTTCTATCTTTCCTGGGGTAATCAGGACAGTATTCTTCCGTTAGGTCTGTTCCTGAACGCTGAAAATAAAAATATCTTGCAACATCAGTCAATAAAGGTTTAAAAATATCATTTCCTATCTTGAACCTGGGGGATTTTTCAATACCGTCTTCGTTAACCGTTATATAATATTCACCCGGCTGCTTCAGATCTGAAAATACAGCTTTAAAAACCCTCTCTCCGGATTCGGCATCATAGTCCTTAACAAGAACCAATTCATCGCTGTAAACAACCTGATCGTCAGAAACCCTTTTTACTTGAAATTGAGTTCCTGCTTCAGCTTTTAGTTCGTCCTCAAATCCTGAAACATAGGCATATTTCTCAGAAGATTCACCAAATCCTACCTGATTCACTTTAATAGCCGGATATGCTCTTTCCTTATCTGGAGAAGTTATTTTGAGCTGATTTATCCAGACGCAAAATGGATTCAGATCTACTTTATCCAGAACAATTGCTTTTGCGTTATATGGATCCATGCCAAGTGACGGGTCCAAAATATCTTTTAAGGGGATTTTTACGTGCTGCCACTCAGTAGTAACTGTACAATAATCCGTTATTGGCTTTGCTATTGTATGTTCTACGCCGGACGCACGCTCACTTACATGATCCACTGCTCCTATTACAAACTGCTCCCCGCCGACATTACCTTTTACATTAAACTCCAGATATCCATTGGCAACATACTGTGATACATCATGGCAGGCCCATTCTGCCATTACAAGTACGACAGACATCCAATATGATGTTAGTTCCTTTGAAAGATTAAACCTTAAAGACGGTAAATTTTCATATGTAACTTGAGTATCAACAGGCAAATTACCGTTTTCAGTTTCCAATTCACCTGCTCCGCTTCCAGACCATCCATTCACCTTGTCTTTGAATACATAAAAATCCTGCAGGTTTCTCCACCCTTCGGGAGCAGTTGCATTGATAACACTCATAGATGTAATTAATGACGTACATACTATTGCAACACTTAAAATCAGGGCTAATAGTTTTTTTCGTTTCATAATTTTCCTCCTAACTTATTGTCCTTGTCTAAAGGATTTTTTTACTTTATATATATATTTTATCATTCATTAGGAGGAAATTATGAAAACATCTAATTTTAGTAAAAAAATCTAATATTGTAATAAAAAAATAGATTGAATATACAAGAGTTATGTTTGAATTGCGAAAAATGGTTATCTGAATATTTTTATGTAGTTATATTGAGTAATAGATAGACCGATAAGACTGATTAAAATATACCCCTATTCACCAATACAAGTATATTTTCTGATGTTCCTACGGGCCAGCCCGAAAATTCTATTTTGTCTCCCTCTTCAAATTGGTTTAAAATACCGAAATTTCTATATGTGTATAGCTTAACTTTCTCATCTTCTATTCCAAGATATACTTCAGCAAACTTTTCACCGTCGAACATTTTATCTATTGACTCTTCTTTCACATTTTTAGAAATTTTAAGTATCCTGCCAGTAAAATTGATTTTTTCACCATAATATTTGTCCATATTTTTCAAAATATCTTTTACCTTGGGCTTTAGAACGGTATACCTTGGAAGTTCCGGATCCTTAAAATTATTCAATACACTAACTAATCTTTCTATATTACCATTTTTAAGGATATCATTTTCAGATACATTCCATTTTTCACTTCTAAGAAGCTTGAGCTGTTTCTTGAACTTTTCTTCAGTTATTTTCATTGATTCATCTTCTGTAAAGGGTTTAGCATTTTTTAATTTGTCTTCAAAAGACTTTTTATTGCTGCGATTTACACCCGTTTCATTTTTCTGTTGCCTTCCATTAAACTGTGAATTTTCACTATCTTGGGAGCTACACCCTGAGAAAATAAATATTGAAATGAGTATTAGAAATACAATTTTCACTTTACATAAAGTTCTTTGACTACACATTTATTATCCACATCCTCACTTTTAATTCTATTCTACAAAACAGTTACATCTCATCTACCTACAAAAACGAATAAGTCCTTATCATTTGTTTTTGATATCCCTGCAAAAATCCCCTGTACTTCGCCTATCCCATCAAGAACTCGGTTTTTATCATTGTTCATGTAAACAACTGCATTTCCTGAAGACAATTTAAAAAATAATTCAACCTTTTGTGTACCAAATATTTTAGTTATTTGATCTTCCTTGCCCAAAACCTTATAAGATTCTAAATCACCCTCAACCAAAAAAGGAACTCCAATATACTTTAATGGGTTTGTCTTTAATTCTGCGAGACACCCTTCAAGCTTCACAGTCATACCTTCCCTGATTATTGCTTTTCTTAGAACTTCCGCTGTAAGCTTTATATTTCCGCTCTCTATAGGATCAACTATAGTTTTATTCCATTTTGATGAAGTAATAATATTCATCTCAAACTTATTTCGTCTTTTATCATAACTACTTAATTCTCTATTTCCTGTTTGAACTTCTTCATCCTTTTGGGTTATTTCTGTGAGTTTTGTCTCAATAGATTGTTCATTTAAAGCGGATGCGACAGCGAGTACAACGAAAAAGCTTATAACTAAAACTAAAAATGGAAGTTTATTTTTTCCCATTATATCGGCTCTGATAAAAAATATTATAAATAGTAGTATCAAAAAGAAAGATAAA
This genomic stretch from Ruminiclostridium cellulolyticum H10 harbors:
- a CDS encoding glycoside hydrolase family 9 protein; the encoded protein is MKRKKLLALILSVAIVCTSLITSMSVINATAPEGWRNLQDFYVFKDKVNGWSGSGAGELETENGNLPVDTQVTYENLPSLRFNLSKELTSYWMSVVLVMAEWACHDVSQYVANGYLEFNVKGNVGGEQFVIGAVDHVSERASGVEHTIAKPITDYCTVTTEWQHVKIPLKDILDPSLGMDPYNAKAIVLDKVDLNPFCVWINQLKITSPDKERAYPAIKVNQVGFGESSEKYAYVSGFEDELKAEAGTQFQVKRVSDDQVVYSDELVLVKDYDAESGERVFKAVFSDLKQPGEYYITVNEDGIEKSPRFKIGNDIFKPLLTDVARYFYFQRSGTDLTEEYCPDYPRKDRTPQDTAAIYDSNPSATRDVSQGWFDAGDLGKYVSTGAMAAINILWSYEMFPEVYTDNQFTIPESGNGIPDILDETKWQLDWILKMQDTSSGGFYARVQSDDDGNITKRIIKDKEGDVANIRSTEDTACAAAALAHASIVYEKYDPAFALKCLNAAKSAWSYLEKNPSNIKSPDGPYSTADDSQSRFLAAATLYRVTGEAKYNDYFLENYSKGKNSYENVSGDWVGSWNFAFFSYMKANNRNGDAEKWFKDEFTIWLNNKIDRYKNNTWGNTIANGNYYWGSNSQILGMCMEALIGSKVLGISNDEINKMTFSSFNWLLGANAMRKSFVSGYGDDCIKTIFSTFNNDGKSGIPKGFMPGGINRYQGVGLSLFPSKCYLDSADEWSTNEHTTGWNSILTFVAAFANSNLSGENSIKTGDINGDGDINAIDLAMLKKGILNEETFTGDALKAADINGDNEVNAIDFAQLKKLLLTIYNAPQCQDKHF